The Glycine soja cultivar W05 chromosome 19, ASM419377v2, whole genome shotgun sequence genomic sequence AATTGACAAAATTTGTTAACATCAAAACTGAATTTAGGTCTAGTAAGGGTAGCATATTGCAATGCACCAACCACAGACTTGAATGGAGTAAGATCATGAAAACATCAGCCCCATGTCTGGACAGTTTGCACTTAGAGACCATTGGAGAAGAAATGGAGTGAGCCTCAGCCATATTAGTTTTATGGAGTAAATCTCAAATGTATTTGCTCTAAGTCATCAAGATAGACTTGTTGGACAAATATTTGGTTTCTAGACCTAAGAAGTAATCTAAATGACCAAgttgtttaagagaaaaaacaatattaaGTTTGCTTGTAAGCTGCTGAGTCAAAGAGGTTGAGCTGCCTGTCAAAATTATATCATCCACATAAACCAGCAAATAAACAGTATGCAATTGATGTCGGTAGATAGACAAAGAGGAATCACTCTTGCTGTCAACAAAACAAAGTTGTAGTAAAGTGAACTTAAGTAAACCACTGCCTGGGAGCCTGTTTTAAACCATAGATGGCTTTATTGAGTTTACAGACTAGTGACTTGTCAGTAACTTCAAATCCAGGAGGTTGTTTCATAAAAATAGTTTCTTCAAGAATCCTATTTAAAAAGGCATTATTCACATCAAGCTGAAACAATTTCCATGGACAGAGCAAGAGTAAGGATAATTCTAATGGTGACAGGCTTGATCACGAGTGAAAAAGTTTCATGAAAATCAAAGCCATGAACTTGATGGAACCCCTTAGCTACTAACCTTGCTTTGAATCTGTTAACAAAACCATCAACATTTTCCTTAACCCTGTAcacccatttacaaccaataaCCTGCCTCTTAGGAGGTAATGATACTAATGCCCAAGTATTGTTCTTCATCAAGGCATCATATTCTTGTTGTATAGCAGAGAGCCAATAATCATTTGTTAGAGCTTGTTTTACAGTCTTAGGCTCAGAATGAGTGAGGAACAATGAAAGGTGGAGTCTAGGATTGTGAATACCAGATTTAGATCTTATTTGCATGGGGTGAGTGTTAATTGGGAGAGAAGTAGATGGAGTAATAGTGTCTGAAGTGGATGTAGGAATGGTAATGAGCTCAGAATTTCGATGTTCAACGGAAATGGATGTAGAAGAAGTAGATGTTGGAGGTACAAACACAATAGTGATGGGAGACTAAGTGGGCAAAGGTGAAAAACCAGGAGGAATGAGAGGAATAGAACCTAAATTAGTGGGTAGTATAGTTGCAACACAAGGCGAAGAAAGGTTAGGACTGAGACTAAAGTAGGAATCCAAACTTTTTGTGGAATTAGAGGAGGAAGGAAAAAGATCAAAGTGAGGAAATCTTAACTCATTAAACAAGACATCCTTAGAGATGTAAATCCTTCCAAAAGGTGACAAACACTTGTAGCCTTTGTAAGAAGAAGAGTAACCCAGAAATAGACATTCTTGAGACCTAAAATTAAGTTTGTGTGTATGATATGGTCTTAGCAAAGGAAAACAGGCACGCCCAAAGGTTTTGAGAAAGTGATAATCAGCCTCTTTATTGAACAAGGCAACAAAAGGAACAACAAATTTAAGATTAGTGGTAGGTAGCCTGTTAATTAGGTAAACAACTGTTGTAAAAGCATAGTACCAAAACTATAAAGGTAAAGAAACATGATGCAGCAAGGTTAAACCCAAATCAACTATGTGTTTTCTCTCAACCACACCATTTTGATGATGAGTGTGAGGACAAATTAGTCTATGGAAGATGTCAAAGGAGGCTAGGAGATTAGAGAATGGTTTGTATTCACCTCCCCAGTCTGATTGAATACTCTTTATCTTGGTATTAATTTGTAACTCAACTATAGATTTGAAATTTTTGAGAACAACAATGGTTTCAGCTTTGGACTTTATACAAAAAATCCATGTGTACCTAGAGAAAGCATTAATGAAGGAAACATAATATGTATAACCAACATATGAGGGGACATGTGAAGGTCTCCACAAGTAAGTGAAAATAAGTTCTAAAGGTTAATATACAAAAGTGGAATTGTGAGAAGGTAGTCTATGAGCTTTACCCATACAACAAGAGGAACAAAATTCtgtgaaatttttattcaaatgggAAATGTTACAATGATTAAGAACAATTTTCATAACATGATCATTTGGATGACCTAACCTAGCATGCCAAAGGTTGGCAACATTGGTAGAAGAAACAACAAATTTTGAGCATATATTAGAGCTACTATTGACATTTGCAATTGAATAAGAGAGGTCAGCATTTGTAACTGGAACAAAAGTGGACATCAGTAGTGATGGACTACCTTGAAGTTGAAGATTGTTAAATGTATATAGGCCATCAACACCCACAAATGCTTGAAGGAGGACCTTAGTGTCTCCTGAGATTTGACAAGACAGACAAGAGGATGAAATTCAAAAAACATCAAGTTATCTTTGGCAAATTGACTCACACTTAACAGATTTTTCAAAATAGAAGGGACATGTAACAATTTGTGAAGTTTAAAAGTTATACCAGTATCGGTAGGAGAAATAAAGGTGGAGGAACTAGTTTTAGAGATACTTAAACCTTCACCATTGCCTATAAAGATTTGATCTGGGCCATCAAAATGGGTGAATTGCTTAATATTTTGAGAGTCACTAGTAACATGAAAACTAGCTGCAGAATCTGGTATCCAAGTGGAGTCAACTGGAACAATCCCATGAGAGGCTGAGTTTGTAAGCATGGCACTGGGCTGATTATGACCTGAGCCTCTTGACTTAGAGTTGGGATTAACCCAAGTGTTGGAGGTTCTAGGTGGACCAGCTGAATAAGGAATGGGCTGCATCGTAGTAGGATAAAAAAGAGTAAGGGACTGATGTGGTTAAAAGCTAACATCAATCCTGAAATGACAAACATTTGCAGTGTGTTCATATTTGAGACAAATTTGGCACTGGAAGTTAGCAAAATGACCACCACTGCGGCCTCTGCCAGAGCCACCACCCTTATGTCCAGTACCTCGATCAGAAAAGGTACCACGGCCACCGTCGCGACTTGCAACCATACGAGTCTCGATAACCACCAGTTTTGTAGGTGTTTGGATGCAAGTATCCTTGAGTGTAGTTTAACGATGCAGAACTGGTCATTTGAGCATCTTGATTGTAGCGTGTAAGATGAGTCTCATGGCCATAGAGAAGAGCTTCAATTTCTGCAATAGAGGGAGTACGCTTCTTACTCTCAATAACATAGACAACTAGCATGTAATCTGACGGTAACCCTTCGAGGAGCGAACAACATACTCCTCGTGACGAACTGAAACGCCTACGCCAGCTAATTCATTAACGTAGCCTTTGATTTTGCGCAAGTATTCCTCAATTGATTTTCCATCAAGACTGACAGCGCACATGGCAGATCGAAGTTGTCGCGCAAGAGATTTGGTGTGGAGGCTAAAGTACTCATGGATTTTGTCCTAAACTTGATATGAGTGATTGGAATCAAGAACTCTCGACAATATGAACTTTGAAAGTGTAGATTGTAGCCAAACAAGAAGTGTTTGGTCTTGAACCTCCTAGGTTTCATATTCTGGATTAACTCAATCAGCGATGCGATTTTCTTCGGTGAGGTAATGTGGAGGAACAATGAGATTAACCACAAATCGTTGTAGCTTGTGCGATTTGATCACTAGCTCTACGTGTTGATGCCAAGTCATCAAGTTTCTCTGTAACCAAATTGATAAATGACTGAGATACAGAATTGGAAGGAGCCGAAGCTATGGACGCACAATAGGAAGCTTCGCAAAAGAACAAGCTTATGAAAAAATGGCTCTAGATACCATTTTCGATAAATTGAGTGAGggtgaaagagaaaatgaaaaagataaaactaatattattgctcaaaaagaaaaactcaatGACTTAGATACAACAGAGGTATTTAAAGAGTTCTGAGAAACTAACCACAACTAACTCTAACTAACTTCTAAGAGAATGTAAACTAACTCTAACTAACTTCTAACAAAATGTAACTACTTGGGTGCAGTTTAGTGAAAACTAATCGCCCTTACAATATATACACTGTTATCTAATATGAAACAAAACTGTTTACACAGTTATGTATTTACATACTccaataaaaagaaacatatttttacttttaatgtcagaaaataacaaaagataCAGAGTGAACTCATTTGGAAAGAAAAAGTTTTTACCATCTAGACTACTGAAGGATAATAATTAATAGGGGGAGGACAATGGTGGgatgatatattattattatgaaaatactGATCATTTTTAATGCCTAATTACAAATACAACAATGCTtggtattttgaaaatttatatagTTGACATGATTAGATTATCAATtagtattaaataaaagaagttttgagggttaactatattttttttatcacttaaaCTTTTTGAGATTTTTACTTTTAGTGGGGAAAGAAAATTTTGACTAATGTTAAATGATGACatgtcaattttaattttgatgtttaTTTTTCTGGAAAAATGCTTTATTGAAGCATTCAATggttattaaataatttctgACATTTTAAAACCCCTCAGAAATTGCTTCACCTTGAATTGAATAATTTAAGCTCGTGCTTTCTCAAAGCTGCTTCCAATGTACATACAACAACAACAGTGTGACTTTCTTTTGATAAAACCCTTCACACCCCAATTGAAAGGCTCGTTGACATAATTACATAaagccattttttttattcaacataAAATCGTTTTTATCCACCGTCGCCGCCATCAAGCATAAACCCATGCCACTCTACCTGAAGCGCGCCTTCGTTCCAGCAAAATCGAACACTTCGGCGACGATGGCGCTTTCCCAGAGATCCATGTGGCACAGTATCCGCAAACGAGAATGCGCGGAACCAAAATCCTCCCTGTTTCAAATCCATGTTTGACAGGAAACGTGGGCTTGCTCCTCCGTGCGTTTCGAGATGGGGGATGCCGGCGATGTCGGTGAGTTCGCCGGAGGCGAGGAAGGCGCCGACGAAGGCAGCAGTGGAGTCGGTGCCGAGGCCGGGGATAACGTCGCTCATGCATTTCTTGGGGTTATAACCGTTAAAAAATTAGCTGCCACAATTTTTACACGTGGCAATTACTCCGATCACCCCATCACCATTTACCAACTGAAGTTCAACAGGATAACTAAAAATGTTATCGGGTAAAAAGATTAAGGACTAAGGCTGTTCAAATTTTGGTTTAGGAATAAAGATGAAAACCTCAAATACTTAGGAGTAGTCCCTTATATATTTTTggtattattctcttattagAATTGAAGTTTTCTTTGACAATCTCTATACTACATTGACATGACAtctaatatttatgattttcaatTATCACTAGAGATTAAAGAGTCTGTTAAAAAAAAGGCTTAGTTAGCAtttctctaataaaaaattattatataaaaatatcatggtATAACTTTAGTTatgattaaaaaacataataaaaacataaaatatgattatatattaaaatagttttatacaatatttaattataatttattatgtagataaatttattaattttttaataaaagtcaAATTGTGATTTATATAACAAGTAAGTCGTCattaaattctaaaaacatttatagaattgtatttaaattttgtcttaaaataaattataaaagaaaatctgTATTGTTCTTTCATACCATATGaagatatatgattttaaacaaaaaataattaacaatttgtatcaaataaaatttgatccTCGACAAAAAGTTGTCTTAATTATCCGTGATAGTTTATTAGTCTTACTAAGAGTGGTAAGGCCCACTAACCCACCTACTTGTCACATGACGTTCTCATCCAAcctggaaaaaaaagtgaaacacaTACCGACCTAAAGAGCAGACACATTTTGGCGAGGAACATGTTACACATCGTAAAGAACCTACAGAATAAAATGCATTTTCACGAACTAATTACTTACTACGTATTTGGATTAGCATCCATGATTCACGTCTGATCAAATGTTTAGGTCAAGATGCACCAAAAGTTATTTTGTGATCCGTATTTAAGTTGTGCGAGAATGCGAATCCAAACAAGCTATTAAAGAATCCAAAGGGTTGGATAAGGGGAGCAACAAGTTGCAGATTAGCGCCTTCATTCATGTCTTTGGACTTTGAGTAGGATCGTCTGATGACAACTGATTGGAGTAAATATACAAggatttaagtttaatttttattaccatcattgtacattttttattttttttgaaaaggagAGACTCATATTATTAATTCCTGTAAATTGTAAATAGTGATCAATAATACATAAAAGGGTATAACTAAAACTCATGAAAACTAGCATAACCTCTAGATGCGCTGTTGAGCTACTAGATTTGTTTGTCTTTGAATAAAGCAAACTTTGAAATTTGGTGTAGATTTTAACAAAGTTTTACATTGCTGAATGATCTCTTCGTACTCTGAACAATCTTTATTGATGTTGTTTGCAACTTGTTGACAGTCCACTTCGATTAAAACCTTCTGGTGGCCCTGGTTTTGAAGCCATGAGACAGCACCTGCCAATGCAATGGCTTCCCCCTCATGAACTAAGGGTTTGAAGTTCCTTGTCTCTGTATGTGCAACAACGTACAAAACGACTCTCTTCATTATAGACACAAAATCCAATTCCCATGGTCCCATCTTCCTCGAAAAAAGCTGCATCTACATTACATTTTAGGAAACCTACATGGGGAGGGTACCATTTTGGCTTATCTAGACCTTGGGCTCCCTTTTTTAATCGAGATATGATCCAAGGTCCGTGCTTCTCGCCATGGAGACAAAACATTCTTAGCTTGGAAAATCACATGATCCACTAGACGAAGATCGTGATCCCAAAGATAAATGTTTCTAGCCTTCCACATGCTCGACAATAGCATAACACATTTTGCCATAAATAACATTGTCACTGAACGAATTTAAACAAAGGAACATAAACTCAGAAAAGCTCTCTACCTGAGTGGAGATAGGTTCAATAGCCTTCCAAAGGTTTGCTTTTCTACAGCACTGCTATGCAGAATCACAGTTGATAAATATATGCCAGCGGTTCTCCAAATTGATTCACAGAATAGGCACGTTGTTGGGCTCTAAACACCACGTTGCTGCAAGGAAGTTCTCGTTGGGAGACAATAACAACAGGCTCTCCATAAAAACTGCTACACCTTCGAAATTAAAGTATCTTCATCTCCCATAGCTTACTCAAACTACCAGATACTTTTAGATGTTCCATACCAACCATAGTCTAGCCCTATGATAGGTAGTTCGGACAGAGAAAACACCACCCTTGCTCCATCTCCAGATTCTCTTATTCTTGTTATCCTGAGGAAGAATAGGGATTCTTAGGATCCTATCAACATCATTCGGATTCATAATCAAATTCATCAATGTAGTGTTCCAACACCTACTCCCTTGGATAAAAAGATCCCTCATTTTAATATCTTGGTTTTCTGGTGAAGCAGGTAGTGTTTTCAATGGCATATGATCATCACCCCTCAACCAAGAATCTCCCAACACATGAACTTGCTCCTCATTCCCCACCCTCCACCTACAACCCTCCTTTACAATAAGTTGGGCACTCCAAATGCTTCTCCAAGACAGACTTGAGCTATGCCCCAAGGGAGCGTTCAAAAAATCACATCGAGGATAATATTTAGCTTTCAGCACTCCAGAAACTACGgttcatcaaatttttttacagCATCCCTCCATTTTTGGGTGACCCTAACCATTTATAACTTTCGCACAATGACGGATTCTCTCAACAAGGTCTACCCTTTTGTCCTCTTGCCAcgcattctcaaatttaaaacACCTCCTGTTATGACTATGCAGCTGCTCACAAAGCTTTAACCAGATTGGATTGTGGTCAGATGTCGTCGCTATTAAATTCTTCAATAGAGACCATAGCAGGATCTAACCTCTCCTCAGTAGCATCCATTACTCGATCTCCTAGTACTCAAGTGTACTGATAACCCTCAAGAGGGATGTACACCAAATCACAGTCCATAATAGCTTCGCGAAATCCTCTTAGCAACCAAGTTGGTATCTCCGCACCACCAAAGAGTTTAGGGTAGAATTTCTTTGTGTGACCCAAGTAGCcacacagaaaacaaaaatgcCCCAGCCTTTCATATTTGAAGGACACTGGATGATTGAACTAGAACAAGAATAATCCTGATTTCGTTTCCTTTATTGTCACCCCCTGCTCTGGTTGCCACACTACTGCCATACTCTCCTTCATGGCTTGAGACCTTATATATGTTCCTGGACATAAGAAACCTTCCAACTAGACACAACCCAAAGTCTATGTGTGCCTCCTTCTCCTTATCCACATGGAACACTAACCCTTCGCCCTCTTCCTCCACTACCTTTAGAATACTCTCACTACGAGGGGAAACCCTAGACTCTCGCGTAGATAGATAAATACTTTTTGTCGATCTTCACTAAATTCTTGAAATTTCACTTTGTGCAATTCTTTTCATACAAACCTTTACCATCAttgtacataaaaataaaaattaaatgtaaatatttttatgaacattttttaagctgaaggcttttcctcacaAGTCACAAAGGACTTtcctcctaattttttttaacaaaaataatctttatttaatgcatattaactataaagacaaaaaaaaaaatagatacaaaTTTTCGTATAAAAAAACAGTGTTGGCAAAAATTCTCGAGTAGTATCCAGCATACCtcgtttttagtattttttaagaatatttgtATGAACCTAAGACAAAACAGAAGTGAGAGTGGGGTCTGTGCAATGCCACTCGTCGCTTTTGAGTCAAGGTGCCACTTCCCGATTGGTTCaacaattaaattactaagtttCAAACTGAACCGAAATCATATTCTCGAAGCCAGTAACTTTTGCTCGAATTTCATAATTGAACTTCAGGATCCCATCCCAATTCCATTCCATCAGCCATGAGTTTTCAAGACATCCAAACTGGCCCCAACCCTTCCTCTCGCCGGAACCAGTCCCCTTCGCAGGCCGTCGCCGCCGGAATTTTCCAGATCAACACCGCCGTCGCTGCTTTCCGGCGACTCGTCGATGGTGTTGGAACCGTTAAAGACACTCCCGAACACCGTCAGAAGCTGTACCAACAAGGTCAATCATTCTTTgcattatattaaaaatgttactTCTATACTCCTCAAAATCTAATTATGCCTACCCAGGTTTTAAACTGCAGTCACCATTGTGGTTGCAGTTTCATTTCAATCCTTAATATTGTGGAAAATTGCAAACAAATGAAGCTAATGTAGCTACAATTGCAGAAGTGAAGACTCCAAAAACTTTGACATTGGGGCAGCAATTGCAGTTGCAGACCCTTTTTCTTAACCTTTGATGcctacattttttgtttttcttcctccTGATTCGAGCTCTCctttatcatttgtttgtttgtaaaCAGCTCTGGCTCTGGTGAAGAATCGGTTGGGATAGATGTGGAAAGCCAACCTTTTATCAGAGAGCAGAAGAGGTAAGTCTGCAACATTTCAGCTATTTAACGGGACCAATTGAATTCtgttaaatctttatcttatcattATCATATATAAACAATATGCATTTCTGTAAGACAGATGTATAGTTTGTTTTTGGCTTATACAACTCTTGATTGAAGTATAACTTTTCATGGTCTGATTTGCTTGATCAATGAATTAAAACTGCAGGCAAGAGATACTTCTATTGGATAATGAAATATCCTTCAACGAGGCCATGATTGAAGAAAGAGAACAGGGAATTAGAGAGGTAGAGGAGCAAATTGAACAAGCAAATGAAATATTCAAGGACCTAGCTGTTCTGGTTCATGATCAGGGTGTTGTTATTGGTAAATAAGATTACCATTTTACTTCTTGTCACTACAGCATTTAGTTATTCTCTTCGTTCATATTTCTATGCATCATTCTGACAGATGACATTCATTCAAATATTGATGCTTCTGCTGGTGCTACAACCCAAGCTAGGGTACAGCTAGCCAAGGCTTCCAAAAGTGTGAAATCCAAAACCTCATGGGTGAGTCATATAGATCTTATCATACTAAATAATCTCTAATAATGGTCCAACACAATCAAAACCTGGAAGAAGTGCAAGAGTGGCATGCAACATTCTTCTTCTACTAGTAATGTTATTACACTTGTACATCATTCTTATAATATATGACTTCTCATTTAATATTGCTTACTTTGCAGTGTTGGTGGGTGCTTGCAATTTTTGTGGTGGTGCTGGTCATCTTACTTGTTGTACTCATTCTTTAGTTTGCAAGTGCATACAAGCTGGACAGATTTTTCATCCCATATTCCGTGAGTGTTTTGTGGTGTTGAGAGTGTTTTAACCAAAAGAAATGGGTTAGAAAGTACTGCACTGCAGTTTGATACGTTGGCTGCATTTGCAGATGGAAGTTGGAAGAAGTTAGTGAGGTAAAGCGATTTTAAGAAAAGTTGTACTGTATTTGTAATGTAAATTTGCAATATAGAATCTGTAGTTGCTGTTTAGATATGAAT encodes the following:
- the LOC114398794 gene encoding syntaxin-22-like; this translates as MTDSLNKMSSLLNSSIETIAGSNLSSVASITRSPRSHPNSIPSAMSFQDIQTGPNPSSRRNQSPSQAVAAGIFQINTAVAAFRRLVDGVGTLSFIICLFVNSSGSGEESVGIDVESQPFIREQKRQEILLLDNEISFNEAMIEEREQGIREVEEQIEQANEIFKDLAVLVHDQGVVIDDIHSNIDASAGATTQARVQLAKASKSVKSKTSWCWWVLAIFVVVLVILLVVLIL